Sequence from the Gracilinanus agilis isolate LMUSP501 chromosome 6, AgileGrace, whole genome shotgun sequence genome:
GACAGTTGCGACCCCAGGTCCTGTGCCACAGTGACCCAGCCTCTCACTGATTCTATTCTCTCTAGGGATTGACTTTGGACAGTATGTCCACATCAGCCTTGTCCTTCTCCCCAAGTGTCTTCTCTCCTGGAGCTAGTTGGTGATCCTGGTTGGCAGCCACGATGGTATCTGCTCTCTTTTGGAGCCGGACTTCTGCAGGGGCCACAAGGGTCCTGAGGACCCCATGGTGGGCGGTATGCACATCCTCAAGCTTCTTTCTCAGCCATTCCAATCTGTTTTCCAGGACCATGTTCTCTCCCCGATCATGCATCAGCTGTATTTCACTCACCACTCTCTtcctggggaggaggggaatgagggtgtgggagaagaagaagaaaaaatagaagaagagagagcATAAACCATGGTTCACTCACACCTTTCCATTTCCCAAACTAAAGTGAATGACAACTCTTGTGCCAATGGCCAACACGGCAAACCAAGTTATAATACTTACTTAAC
This genomic interval carries:
- the PTH gene encoding parathyroid hormone, whose product is MVSARDVARAIVVLYVIGFFTNADGKSVKKRVVSEIQLMHDRGENMVLENRLEWLRKKLEDVHTAHHGVLRTLVAPAEVRLQKRADTIVAANQDHQLAPGEKTLGEKDKADVDILSKVNP